A single Pirellulaceae bacterium DNA region contains:
- a CDS encoding sigma-70 family RNA polymerase sigma factor yields the protein MQPTRPNTTVLNQPSPLPDTSAEDIPAKQLRFLLEPEQQARIETDAELLARFLYASDRSAMEKLVIRYSPLVASICRLNLCNPSDAEDAFQATFLILMRSANKIRHKNSLAAWLHGVAYRTASRLRSQRRRSGALRSGQSDQSVAGLQPAIHDDPLVELARSMELEMLNSELTKLPGKLQAPLVEHYLLGYSVAEIAFRMDLSISAVEGRLRRGRRLLRTRLASRGVSLSIIMAASGWFQQHVHAANTIIWTNNLLPHCGAGGASPSDPASSPDVSALIRGELSMATLPPKLAITAGLLAIAGSLAAYSVIAEGPGARATGDSALVLNSQDAQEQADLAPFSLAGGPSPSTVGQTTPVASKDADGSDNPFAEDRKLADSPSDSFGSATSTPTKQSGDKREVLLPTNGLPSATLRERPAISWQRPFGETPRWMESATRSRQKFEAAYDKLQSDLPNELAFNGQPLNQVIKILANDYQCPIFIDLAELENDGIASDAPITLERPGPISLRAALKQVLRPLSLTYTVREYGIEITTLASVEREPVLRYYDLSFVLPSAENASHVVQTIFSSIDPDRWIASGGTSTLSMISSVMVISAPLTTHEKIEEFLGELTAMNLRNTTPKLFQMPVGAGMGMGGGMF from the coding sequence ATGCAGCCAACTCGCCCAAACACTACTGTGCTAAATCAGCCGTCGCCGCTGCCGGATACTTCTGCAGAGGACATTCCGGCCAAGCAACTGCGTTTTTTGTTAGAACCCGAGCAGCAGGCACGCATCGAAACCGATGCCGAGCTATTGGCTAGGTTCTTGTATGCCAGCGACCGCAGCGCAATGGAGAAATTGGTTATCCGCTATTCGCCACTGGTAGCCAGTATTTGCAGGTTGAACCTGTGTAATCCCTCGGATGCAGAAGACGCCTTTCAAGCCACGTTTTTAATTCTAATGCGTTCGGCGAACAAGATTCGCCACAAGAATAGCTTGGCTGCCTGGTTACACGGCGTGGCATATCGAACGGCCAGCCGCCTCAGAAGCCAACGCCGGCGCAGCGGTGCGCTGAGGAGCGGACAGTCCGACCAGTCTGTCGCAGGTCTGCAACCTGCGATTCATGATGACCCGCTGGTTGAGCTAGCGCGGTCGATGGAGCTGGAAATGCTGAACTCGGAACTGACCAAGTTGCCCGGCAAATTGCAGGCACCGTTGGTTGAGCACTACTTGCTGGGCTACAGCGTTGCCGAGATCGCCTTTCGAATGGACTTGAGCATTTCAGCGGTCGAGGGTCGTTTGCGGCGCGGACGCCGCCTATTGCGGACGCGTCTGGCTAGCCGCGGCGTCAGTCTGTCGATTATCATGGCAGCCTCCGGCTGGTTCCAACAACACGTCCATGCGGCCAACACAATTATCTGGACGAACAATTTGCTGCCCCACTGTGGTGCCGGAGGCGCTTCGCCAAGCGATCCGGCCTCTTCCCCAGATGTTTCGGCGCTTATACGAGGAGAATTGTCGATGGCTACATTGCCTCCAAAATTGGCGATCACCGCAGGACTACTGGCGATAGCCGGTTCGCTGGCCGCCTACTCGGTGATTGCAGAGGGGCCGGGAGCTCGGGCTACCGGCGACAGCGCGTTGGTACTGAACAGCCAGGATGCTCAAGAACAAGCGGACTTGGCACCATTTTCACTTGCTGGCGGGCCCTCTCCATCCACCGTAGGGCAGACCACCCCAGTCGCGTCAAAAGATGCGGACGGATCGGATAATCCTTTTGCGGAAGACAGAAAATTGGCTGATTCGCCTTCAGATTCATTCGGTTCTGCGACCAGTACTCCCACCAAACAGTCTGGGGATAAACGCGAAGTATTGCTACCGACGAACGGCTTGCCCAGCGCAACTCTCAGGGAGAGACCCGCGATCTCTTGGCAGCGCCCGTTTGGCGAAACTCCACGTTGGATGGAGTCGGCGACTCGGTCGCGCCAAAAGTTTGAAGCTGCCTATGACAAACTCCAGAGCGATTTACCCAACGAACTCGCATTCAACGGTCAGCCACTAAATCAAGTCATAAAGATTTTGGCCAACGACTATCAATGCCCGATATTCATTGATCTCGCTGAATTGGAAAACGACGGAATTGCGTCCGATGCTCCTATTACACTTGAGCGGCCAGGACCGATCAGCTTGCGAGCGGCGCTCAAGCAGGTTTTGCGGCCACTGAGTCTGACCTACACCGTGCGTGAGTACGGTATTGAAATAACTACACTAGCCAGCGTTGAAAGGGAGCCCGTCCTGAGATACTACGACCTAAGCTTTGTACTGCCCAGCGCAGAGAACGCATCACACGTCGTCCAGACAATATTTAGTTCTATTGACCCTGATCGCTGGATCGCCTCAGGTGGCACTTCAACATTGTCCATGATCAGTTCGGTGATGGTGATTAGCGCTCCACTGACGACTCATGAAAAGATTGAAGAATTTCTAGGCGAGCTAACCGCTATGAATTTGCGCAATACAACGCCAAAGCTTTTCCAAATGCCAGTGGGCGCCGGTATGGGCATGGGTGGTGGGATGTTTTAG
- a CDS encoding PSD1 domain-containing protein, producing MYAIQLYSIQALEFRCLAILIVVLNVVLGGLELPTACGEEISYSRDIRPLLSDKCFRCHGPDDSARQGDLRLDDMQLAVAAEAIVPGDEAASSLVQRITTQDAELRMPPPGSGKQLSAAEIATLQQWIASGAKFDEHWAFVPPQRPDVPAIAQRATIHNPIDNFIASSAAAKGLLLSAPADRSTLIRRLFLDLVGLPPSPTELSRWNSAVGNDWSRQLVEELLRSPHFGERWARWWLDAARYSDSDGYEKDKPREVWFYRDWVIAAMNEDMPYDQFIIRQIAGDLLPQATQADRVATGFLRNSMVNEEGGADPEQFRVEGLFDRLDAIGKAILGITTQCAQCHTHKYDPLTQLEYYQMLAALNDDHEAIISVYTPQQQEQRKAVLEQIAAIERDVQNQRSGWRDSLAQWHQQLSKDRPQWQTLVPTELPWEGQKFRALEDGSIISESYAPTRNDISFPCQLLPGTYTAVRLDLLTHPQLPHGGPGRSIYGTGALTQFDVKLADDATGKKTALKFRRAVADVNPPRTPLPTVYRERDPSTDQRVTGGIEMAVDNDGLTAWSTDVGPRRSNQDRHAIFEFETPLVITQPTTIWLRMLQNHGGWNSDDNQNYLMGRYRFSITQHPQPAERVVSSELEPLLARDFNQLNQTEVERLFSFWLTAESELDLINQQIEALWQQHPRPASQLAVIQRDKPRETYVMLRGDFLKRGPRAEPGVPEFLNPAVQSDQPPRLRFAQWLVDRQSPTTARVVVNRIWQTYFGRGLVATPEDFGRQSPAPTHPQLLDWLAVELMDNGWSLRHIHRLIVNSATYQRSSATTAEQLELDPQNQWLARGPRFRLEAEIVRDVALSVSGLLNDTLGGPSVYPPAPAFLFVPPASYGPKVWNESPPDQQYRRSLYVHSFRSVPYPPLQVFDSPKGDGACIRRERSNTPLQALVLLNEPQFVECARGLALRILREASDDSDESRIRFAHQLVTGRMPKTAEIAVVAQVLEQQRQRMAASQIDVAALVGTDQKLTRQLTGFSPEEILPWIVVARVLLNLDETITKG from the coding sequence ATGTATGCGATCCAACTTTACTCGATACAAGCCCTCGAGTTCCGCTGCTTGGCAATTCTGATCGTCGTGCTCAATGTCGTGCTAGGTGGTCTGGAGCTGCCGACGGCCTGCGGCGAAGAGATTTCGTACAGCCGCGATATTCGACCGCTGCTGTCGGATAAATGCTTTCGCTGCCACGGCCCCGACGATTCGGCTCGCCAAGGTGATTTGCGTCTGGATGATATGCAGCTGGCAGTCGCCGCTGAAGCCATTGTTCCCGGTGATGAAGCGGCCAGTTCGCTCGTCCAGCGAATCACGACGCAAGACGCGGAATTAAGAATGCCTCCGCCCGGAAGTGGTAAACAGCTCTCCGCAGCCGAGATTGCCACACTTCAGCAGTGGATTGCCAGCGGTGCCAAGTTCGATGAGCACTGGGCGTTTGTTCCTCCGCAGCGTCCGGATGTACCTGCGATCGCTCAGCGGGCCACAATCCACAATCCGATCGACAACTTCATCGCTTCGTCGGCAGCAGCCAAGGGCTTGTTGCTTAGCGCGCCAGCCGATCGTTCGACACTAATTCGCCGGCTCTTCTTGGACCTCGTCGGCTTACCGCCGTCGCCAACCGAGTTGTCTCGCTGGAACTCGGCGGTCGGCAATGATTGGTCGCGGCAATTAGTCGAAGAACTGTTGCGTTCACCGCATTTTGGCGAGCGCTGGGCCCGATGGTGGCTGGATGCGGCGCGCTACAGCGACAGCGACGGCTACGAAAAAGACAAGCCCCGTGAAGTCTGGTTCTATCGCGACTGGGTCATTGCCGCCATGAACGAGGATATGCCCTACGACCAGTTCATCATTCGGCAGATTGCTGGAGACTTGCTACCACAGGCGACTCAGGCCGACCGCGTCGCCACCGGGTTTTTAAGGAATTCGATGGTCAACGAAGAGGGTGGAGCGGACCCCGAACAGTTTCGCGTCGAAGGACTGTTTGATCGCCTGGACGCCATCGGCAAGGCGATTTTAGGCATTACAACCCAGTGTGCTCAGTGCCATACGCACAAGTATGATCCGCTTACGCAACTGGAATACTACCAGATGCTGGCCGCGCTGAATGACGATCACGAGGCAATCATCTCGGTCTACACTCCGCAGCAGCAAGAACAGCGCAAGGCCGTGTTGGAGCAAATCGCTGCTATCGAGCGGGATGTGCAAAACCAACGTTCTGGTTGGCGAGACTCGCTGGCTCAGTGGCATCAGCAGCTGTCCAAGGACCGGCCGCAGTGGCAGACGTTAGTGCCCACGGAATTGCCCTGGGAGGGACAGAAGTTTCGAGCGCTCGAGGATGGTTCGATCATCAGCGAGAGTTATGCGCCGACTCGCAATGACATTTCATTCCCATGCCAGTTATTACCGGGCACCTACACAGCAGTCAGGCTTGATCTATTAACGCATCCACAACTGCCACATGGCGGTCCAGGACGTTCGATCTACGGGACTGGCGCGCTAACGCAGTTTGATGTTAAATTGGCAGACGACGCGACCGGTAAGAAGACAGCGTTGAAATTTCGCCGTGCCGTTGCTGACGTCAATCCTCCCCGGACGCCATTGCCAACTGTCTATCGCGAGCGCGACCCCAGCACAGATCAACGCGTGACCGGCGGTATCGAAATGGCCGTGGACAACGATGGGTTGACGGCCTGGTCGACCGACGTCGGTCCGAGGCGCAGCAATCAGGATCGGCATGCCATATTCGAGTTCGAAACACCGCTGGTGATCACGCAACCGACCACGATCTGGTTGCGGATGTTACAGAATCATGGTGGCTGGAACTCGGACGACAATCAGAATTACTTGATGGGCCGCTATCGCTTTTCGATCACCCAGCATCCTCAACCTGCCGAGCGGGTAGTGTCCAGTGAACTCGAACCGCTGCTGGCACGGGACTTTAACCAGTTGAACCAAACTGAAGTTGAACGTCTATTTTCGTTTTGGCTTACTGCGGAATCCGAACTGGACTTGATCAACCAGCAGATTGAAGCTTTGTGGCAGCAGCATCCACGACCGGCGAGTCAGTTGGCCGTGATCCAGCGCGACAAGCCGCGCGAGACTTATGTCATGCTGCGCGGCGATTTTCTCAAACGTGGTCCGCGCGCCGAACCGGGGGTGCCAGAGTTTCTGAATCCCGCCGTCCAGTCGGATCAACCGCCGCGTCTACGATTCGCCCAGTGGCTAGTAGACCGCCAGTCGCCCACCACGGCGCGAGTCGTCGTGAATCGAATTTGGCAAACCTACTTTGGTCGAGGCCTTGTGGCGACACCGGAAGATTTTGGCCGACAGTCTCCCGCACCGACTCATCCACAGTTGTTGGACTGGCTAGCGGTCGAGTTAATGGACAACGGCTGGAGCCTGAGACATATACACCGACTGATCGTCAATTCAGCCACGTATCAGCGATCGTCGGCTACCACTGCTGAACAGTTAGAGCTTGATCCACAGAACCAGTGGCTGGCGCGCGGGCCGCGATTTCGATTAGAGGCAGAGATAGTGCGCGACGTGGCACTGTCGGTCAGCGGATTGTTGAACGACACATTGGGCGGCCCGAGCGTCTATCCACCTGCGCCGGCCTTTCTGTTTGTTCCCCCAGCCAGTTATGGGCCGAAGGTATGGAACGAATCGCCGCCAGACCAACAGTATCGGCGCAGTCTGTATGTACACAGTTTCCGCAGCGTGCCTTATCCTCCGCTGCAAGTCTTTGATTCCCCCAAAGGTGACGGTGCTTGCATCCGCCGTGAGCGCAGCAACACTCCGTTGCAAGCTCTGGTGCTACTGAATGAGCCCCAATTCGTCGAGTGTGCGCGTGGGCTGGCGCTGAGAATTTTGCGAGAGGCTAGCGATGACAGTGACGAGAGTCGCATTCGTTTTGCACATCAATTGGTTACCGGCCGCATGCCGAAGACTGCCGAAATCGCGGTCGTCGCGCAAGTGCTTGAACAACAGCGTCAGCGTATGGCGGCCAGTCAAATCGATGTGGCTGCGCTGGTCGGCACGGACCAAAAACTGACTCGGCAGTTGACAGGCTTTTCCCCAGAGGAGATTCTGCCGTGGATTGTGGTGGCGCGTGTGCTGTTGAACTTGGACGAGACGATTACCAAAGGATAA
- a CDS encoding sialate O-acetylesterase yields MKLPHLYQFVVLIATLAGGSALAEVRVPNVFSDHMVLQQQQPNKVWGRAAAGERVTVSIAEQSHVTTAAADGNWHVVLTSLPAGGPHELTITGTNVIKLSDVLVGEVWICSGQSNMQWNVQLSNDADLERLAAKYPGVRMINFPQIGSQEPIWEHEKSKWQVCSPDTVASFSAVGYFFARQLHQTLDVPIGMINNAWGGSACEAWISRPVLEGAGDYANLLAAWDAEAATASELAKQGDSLSTDDQKKLKTLEGRLRGNHRPANIYNGVLKSHLGYGIRGAIWYQGESNAGRAYQYRDLFPLMISSWRQEWAQGDFPFYWVQLADFQAEVSEPGNSAWAELREAQTMTLDRLPKTGQAVIIDIGEGRDIHPRNKVDVGRRLARLALANDYGVAIAAKSPRYQSMERQGNKIVLTFQDLDHGWRPFDVVQPVGFAIAGEDQKFVWADAKVLPDNRIEVSSPAVANPQSVRYAWADNPKCNMYDGAGLPLTPFRTDDWPGVTAENK; encoded by the coding sequence ATGAAATTGCCTCACCTATACCAATTTGTTGTATTGATTGCGACGCTGGCTGGCGGATCGGCGCTGGCTGAAGTGCGCGTGCCAAATGTGTTTAGCGATCACATGGTCTTGCAGCAACAGCAACCCAATAAAGTCTGGGGGCGAGCCGCTGCGGGTGAGCGAGTAACGGTGTCTATCGCCGAGCAAAGCCACGTCACAACCGCTGCTGCCGATGGCAATTGGCATGTCGTACTGACGTCGTTGCCGGCCGGTGGACCTCATGAGCTGACAATTACTGGCACGAACGTAATTAAGCTGTCTGATGTGCTGGTGGGTGAAGTATGGATTTGCTCTGGTCAGTCCAACATGCAGTGGAATGTGCAACTGTCCAATGATGCCGACCTGGAGAGACTAGCCGCCAAATATCCAGGTGTACGGATGATTAATTTTCCACAAATTGGCTCTCAGGAACCAATTTGGGAACATGAAAAATCGAAGTGGCAGGTGTGCTCGCCCGACACCGTAGCATCGTTCTCGGCGGTGGGCTACTTTTTTGCTCGCCAGCTTCATCAAACTCTGGATGTGCCCATTGGCATGATCAACAACGCTTGGGGCGGTTCGGCTTGCGAAGCCTGGATCAGCCGTCCTGTCCTGGAAGGCGCAGGCGATTATGCGAATTTGCTTGCAGCCTGGGATGCCGAAGCCGCTACGGCATCAGAACTGGCCAAACAGGGTGATTCGCTCTCTACGGACGACCAAAAGAAGTTGAAGACATTGGAAGGTCGCTTGCGTGGCAACCATCGTCCGGCCAATATCTACAACGGCGTTCTCAAGAGCCACTTGGGCTACGGGATTCGCGGCGCAATATGGTATCAAGGCGAATCCAATGCAGGCCGTGCCTATCAATATCGCGACTTGTTCCCCTTGATGATATCCAGTTGGCGACAAGAGTGGGCTCAAGGAGATTTTCCGTTTTATTGGGTACAATTAGCCGACTTCCAAGCCGAAGTTTCGGAACCTGGCAATAGTGCTTGGGCGGAGCTGCGTGAAGCTCAAACGATGACACTGGATCGACTACCCAAGACCGGACAAGCCGTAATTATCGATATCGGCGAAGGACGCGACATTCACCCGCGCAACAAAGTAGACGTTGGCCGCCGGTTGGCCCGACTGGCGCTGGCCAATGACTACGGTGTTGCCATAGCGGCCAAGAGCCCACGTTATCAGTCGATGGAGCGGCAAGGCAATAAGATTGTGCTGACCTTTCAAGACTTGGACCACGGTTGGCGGCCGTTTGATGTCGTTCAGCCGGTGGGATTTGCCATTGCCGGTGAAGACCAGAAATTCGTATGGGCCGATGCTAAAGTCTTGCCCGACAATCGCATTGAAGTCTCCAGTCCGGCGGTCGCCAATCCGCAATCGGTCCGTTACGCCTGGGCCGACAATCCCAAGTGCAACATGTATGACGGGGCAGGACTACCGCTGACTCCCTTCCGTACCGACGATTGGCCAGGTGTCACCGCTGAAAACAAGTAA
- a CDS encoding MogA/MoaB family molybdenum cofactor biosynthesis protein produces MSASSAPQCSSSTQQHRDCAPERLGLAVITVSDTRTIETDRSGQLLVDSLSAAGHTIAVRQIVKDEPDQIVAAIQALRQNTLVDAVLLTGGTGLSPRDRTPEAVEPLLEAHIPGFGELFRWLSYQEIGAAAMLSRAFAGRMGNQIIFCLPGSTAAVRLALEKLLVPELPHLVFHARNP; encoded by the coding sequence ATGTCGGCATCATCAGCGCCTCAATGCTCCAGCAGTACTCAACAACACCGCGATTGCGCGCCCGAACGTTTAGGACTGGCTGTGATCACGGTCAGCGATACGCGCACTATCGAAACCGATCGTAGCGGACAGTTGCTGGTGGATAGTTTGAGCGCTGCTGGACACACGATTGCAGTCAGGCAAATCGTCAAAGACGAACCGGATCAGATTGTAGCTGCGATTCAGGCGTTGCGGCAGAATACTCTGGTAGATGCGGTCTTGCTAACGGGAGGCACGGGGCTTTCTCCGCGCGATCGCACACCGGAAGCGGTTGAGCCGCTATTGGAGGCTCACATACCGGGCTTCGGAGAATTGTTTCGCTGGTTGAGCTATCAAGAAATCGGTGCCGCAGCCATGCTCAGCCGGGCATTTGCAGGCCGAATGGGCAATCAAATCATTTTTTGCCTGCCAGGTTCAACAGCCGCAGTTCGCTTGGCTCTCGAAAAACTGCTGGTACCCGAGTTGCCGCATCTCGTCTTCCATGCGCGCAACCCGTAG
- the nusB gene encoding transcription antitermination factor NusB: MTTRRRAREVVLQLLYQADLNPEHQVESADQFLAARLRYNVPLVEFARQLYSSITGHRKQVDAALSQRSANWSLRRMSAIDRNVLRVATGELLFVGTPGPVVINEAIELAKRYGDRNSGGFVNGILDRLYRDQLQNPSNADSQVAQANDLTSAQSDSRTTAAMVIEATARA; encoded by the coding sequence ATGACAACCCGCCGTCGCGCTCGTGAGGTCGTTCTACAGTTGCTGTACCAAGCCGACCTCAATCCTGAACATCAAGTGGAATCTGCCGATCAGTTCTTGGCGGCGCGGTTACGTTACAATGTGCCGTTGGTTGAGTTCGCTCGCCAATTGTACTCAAGCATAACTGGCCACCGCAAACAAGTTGACGCAGCGCTGTCGCAGCGGTCAGCCAATTGGTCACTGCGGCGCATGTCGGCAATTGACCGTAATGTGCTGCGTGTTGCCACTGGCGAGCTGCTGTTTGTTGGCACACCTGGACCTGTGGTCATCAACGAAGCGATCGAATTGGCCAAGCGCTATGGCGATCGCAATTCGGGCGGTTTTGTCAATGGCATTCTGGATCGACTGTATCGAGATCAGTTGCAAAATCCGTCAAACGCCGATTCTCAAGTGGCCCAAGCCAACGATCTGACATCGGCGCAGTCAGATTCCCGGACAACCGCTGCGATGGTGATTGAAGCCACCGCGAGGGCTTAG
- a CDS encoding 6,7-dimethyl-8-ribityllumazine synthase, whose protein sequence is MTIAQGMIGVAVSTYNANITSRLQQGALETLLAADIGLPRVLVVEVPGAWELPLAAKRLAQRSDILAVIALGAVIRGETTHDQYINSSVSSALMQLMMQTGKPIGFGLLTCNSLEQALHRAGGNVGNKGQETAEAVLAMLKLVV, encoded by the coding sequence ATGACCATTGCCCAGGGCATGATTGGAGTCGCCGTCTCCACGTACAACGCCAACATCACCAGCCGCTTGCAACAAGGCGCGCTGGAGACCTTGCTAGCCGCCGACATCGGACTACCACGAGTTCTGGTGGTCGAAGTGCCCGGTGCATGGGAGTTACCGTTGGCCGCGAAGCGACTCGCCCAGCGTTCCGATATTCTAGCCGTCATCGCCTTGGGGGCCGTCATTCGCGGCGAAACGACTCACGATCAATATATCAACAGCTCGGTCAGCAGCGCGCTGATGCAACTCATGATGCAAACCGGCAAGCCCATCGGCTTCGGGCTGCTCACCTGCAACTCGCTCGAACAAGCCCTGCACCGCGCCGGCGGCAATGTCGGCAACAAAGGCCAGGAGACTGCCGAAGCCGTACTCGCCATGCTCAAGCTTGTGGTCTAG
- a CDS encoding DUF1501 domain-containing protein: MQKPEIETANNVARRWFLQQCGIGLGAVALSTLIAQDDLVAADARDPLAPRAPHFPGRAKNVILLFMGGGPSQLELFDYKPTLEKLDGTLPPADLLQGYRAAFINPNSTLLGPKFQFAKHGHSGAEISELLPHTAAMVDDLCIIRSMTTDAFNHAPAQLMMSTGTQQFGRPSMGAWVTYALGSPSRDLPAYVVMNSGQKGPSAGSGNWHSGFLPTLHSGVEFRSGSDPVLYLSNPAGVDRQMQRQTLDALEALNRGRLEELGDPEIATRVASYEMAYRMQESAPAVMNLANEPDSVLESYGIQRGESSFASNCLLARRLVQQGVRFVQLFHESWDQHGGLKSDLKKNCKNTDQACAALVADLKRHGLLEETLVIWGGEFGRTPMVQGGNDGRDHHPNSFTMWLAGGGVKPGMVYGATDELGFNVAESPVHVHDLHATILHLLGLDHKQLTFRFQGRDYRLTDIHGNVVQDILA, encoded by the coding sequence ATGCAAAAACCAGAAATCGAGACTGCCAACAACGTGGCGCGGCGCTGGTTCCTCCAGCAATGTGGAATTGGCTTGGGAGCAGTAGCCTTGTCTACGCTAATCGCCCAAGACGACTTGGTAGCCGCTGACGCGCGCGATCCGCTGGCACCGCGAGCGCCACATTTCCCAGGCCGCGCCAAGAATGTGATTCTGCTGTTCATGGGCGGTGGCCCTAGCCAATTGGAGTTGTTCGACTACAAACCCACGCTGGAAAAACTGGATGGAACCCTGCCGCCGGCCGATTTGTTGCAGGGATACCGAGCCGCCTTCATCAACCCTAATTCAACTTTGCTTGGACCCAAATTCCAATTCGCCAAACATGGTCATAGCGGAGCGGAGATTTCTGAACTACTGCCGCACACGGCGGCCATGGTTGACGACCTATGCATCATTCGCTCGATGACAACCGACGCCTTCAATCACGCGCCGGCGCAGTTGATGATGAGCACTGGAACGCAACAGTTTGGACGTCCCAGTATGGGTGCCTGGGTCACCTACGCGCTGGGCAGTCCGTCGCGCGATCTACCCGCCTACGTGGTCATGAACAGCGGACAAAAGGGGCCCAGCGCCGGCAGCGGCAATTGGCATAGCGGCTTTTTGCCGACACTCCATTCGGGAGTCGAATTCCGTTCTGGTAGCGATCCCGTGCTGTATCTGAGTAATCCGGCGGGCGTCGATCGACAAATGCAACGCCAAACGTTGGATGCTCTGGAAGCGCTGAATCGCGGCCGACTGGAGGAGCTTGGCGATCCAGAAATTGCCACCCGCGTGGCCTCCTACGAGATGGCGTATCGCATGCAGGAAAGTGCACCCGCCGTCATGAACTTGGCCAATGAACCCGATAGCGTTCTGGAGTCTTATGGTATTCAGCGCGGCGAGTCGTCGTTTGCCAGTAACTGCCTGCTGGCACGGCGGTTGGTCCAGCAAGGTGTGCGATTTGTACAGCTGTTTCACGAATCATGGGATCAACATGGCGGGCTGAAATCGGATTTGAAGAAAAACTGTAAGAATACCGATCAAGCCTGCGCGGCACTGGTGGCCGATCTCAAGCGACACGGTCTGCTGGAAGAGACACTGGTGATTTGGGGCGGTGAATTCGGCCGGACCCCGATGGTGCAGGGCGGCAACGATGGACGCGATCATCATCCCAATTCGTTCACGATGTGGCTGGCCGGCGGTGGTGTCAAACCTGGCATGGTCTATGGAGCTACCGATGAATTGGGATTTAATGTGGCCGAGAGCCCTGTTCATGTGCATGACCTGCACGCTACCATTTTGCACCTGCTGGGGCTGGACCACAAACAATTGACCTTCCGCTTCCAAGGTCGCGATTACCGATTAACCGACATTCACGGCAATGTCGTGCAGGACATTCTGGCGTAG